One genomic region from Chlamydia poikilotherma encodes:
- a CDS encoding queuosine precursor transporter, translating into MHNEMIFIAQTVLIVLSGIFFASKSTGWLTGWLATLSVIMNVFVLKQIFLCGLEVTSADVYMIGILSCLNFSRELYGQNKVNEAMIGSWVITIAFLTLTQLHLALIPSLNDTTQNHFIALFSPTLRLTLASLITVILVQIVDLKLFSYLKSLFQDKAFGTRSAISLISSQILDTLLFSFLGLYGIVSNLTHVILFSLITKVCVIAMSVPVVVLGKYFRKRKEA; encoded by the coding sequence TTGCATAACGAAATGATTTTTATAGCACAAACCGTGCTAATCGTACTTTCAGGAATATTTTTCGCTTCTAAAAGTACAGGATGGCTAACAGGATGGTTAGCTACTCTATCAGTAATCATGAATGTATTTGTATTGAAGCAGATTTTCCTTTGCGGTTTAGAGGTGACATCCGCTGATGTCTATATGATCGGCATACTTTCCTGCTTAAATTTCTCTAGAGAGCTCTATGGACAAAATAAGGTAAATGAAGCCATGATCGGTTCCTGGGTTATCACAATAGCATTCCTCACTCTAACGCAATTGCATCTTGCTCTTATTCCTTCATTAAATGATACAACCCAAAATCATTTTATAGCGCTATTCTCACCAACATTAAGACTAACTTTAGCCTCTCTTATCACTGTAATTCTCGTTCAGATTGTCGATCTCAAGCTCTTCTCGTATCTAAAAAGCCTATTTCAAGATAAGGCTTTTGGAACCCGCTCAGCCATATCCTTAATCTCGTCACAAATTTTAGATACCCTATTATTTTCTTTCCTGGGTCTCTATGGCATCGTATCTAACCTCACTCATGTCATCCTATTTTCTCTCATCACAAAGGTATGTGTAATTGCTATGTCAGTTCCTGTTGTGGTTCTTGGTAAATATTTTAGAAAAAGAAAAGAAGCTTAA
- the tgt gene encoding tRNA guanosine(34) transglycosylase Tgt: MALKFHVLHQSKKSRARVGKIETAHGVIDTPAFVPVATNGALKGVVDHSNIPLMFCNTYHLLVHPGTEAIAAMGGLHKFINRNAPIITDSGGFQIFSLAYGSVAEEIKSCGKKKGSSSILEINDEGVWFKSYRDGHKLFLSPEVSVQAQKDLGADIIIPLDELLPFHSDEKYFRSSCSRTYVWEKRSLDYHEKDPRYQSMYGVIHGGIDPEQRKIGCRFVEDHSFDGFAIGGSLGRNLKEMVPVVDVTTSYLSKDRPVHLLGIGDLPSIHATVSFGIDSFDSSYPTKAARHGLILSSQGPIKIANQTYANDLSPIDPECTCITCKSNISRAYLRHLFKVHEPNAGIWSSIHNLHYMQEVMKNIRKQILNNEI, encoded by the coding sequence GTGGCATTAAAATTTCACGTCCTTCACCAATCTAAAAAATCACGAGCTCGTGTAGGCAAAATAGAAACTGCACATGGAGTCATAGATACCCCTGCTTTTGTTCCTGTTGCGACTAATGGTGCTTTGAAAGGCGTTGTCGATCACAGCAATATCCCACTCATGTTTTGCAACACCTACCACCTCTTGGTACATCCTGGAACAGAAGCTATTGCCGCTATGGGAGGGCTACATAAATTTATCAATAGAAATGCTCCAATAATTACAGATTCTGGGGGCTTCCAGATCTTTAGCCTTGCCTACGGCTCAGTAGCAGAAGAAATTAAAAGTTGTGGGAAAAAGAAAGGTTCTTCATCCATCTTAGAGATTAATGACGAAGGCGTGTGGTTCAAATCCTATAGAGATGGCCACAAACTCTTTCTATCCCCGGAAGTTTCTGTACAAGCTCAGAAAGACTTAGGAGCTGATATCATTATTCCCCTTGATGAGCTCCTACCCTTTCATTCTGATGAAAAGTATTTCCGATCATCGTGTTCTCGAACATATGTCTGGGAAAAACGTTCTTTAGATTATCATGAAAAAGACCCTAGATATCAATCTATGTACGGGGTAATTCATGGGGGTATAGATCCAGAGCAAAGAAAAATAGGTTGTCGGTTTGTTGAAGATCATTCTTTTGATGGATTTGCTATTGGAGGCAGCTTAGGAAGAAATCTAAAGGAAATGGTACCTGTTGTTGATGTTACTACTTCATACTTATCCAAAGATCGTCCTGTACATCTTTTAGGAATAGGAGATCTTCCCTCGATACACGCTACAGTTAGCTTCGGTATAGATTCTTTTGACAGCTCCTATCCAACTAAGGCGGCACGCCACGGCTTGATCCTATCATCTCAAGGTCCTATCAAAATTGCCAATCAAACTTATGCTAATGATCTTTCTCCTATAGATCCTGAATGCACATGCATAACATGCAAGTCAAATATATCCAGAGCTTATTTACGACATCTTTTCAAAGTACACGAACCTAATGCAGGAATATGGTCCTCTATCCATAATTTGCATTATATGCAAGAGGTTATGAAAAATATCCGAAAACAAATCTTAAATAACGAGATTTAA
- a CDS encoding disulfide bond formation protein B — MIRFIRNYALYFAWLICCAGTVISIYYSYLLNIEPCVLCYYQRICLFPLSIILGIATYREDSLVRIYALPLSIIGMITAVYQICLQEISGMTIDICGRVSCSTKLFIFGFITIPMASALAFCAISCLLILSGSKKR, encoded by the coding sequence ATGATTAGATTCATTCGTAATTATGCTTTATATTTCGCTTGGTTGATTTGTTGTGCAGGGACAGTAATAAGTATTTATTACAGCTATCTGTTAAACATAGAACCTTGTGTTCTATGTTATTATCAAAGGATTTGCTTATTTCCTTTATCGATTATTTTAGGAATTGCTACATATCGTGAAGATAGTTTGGTAAGGATTTATGCTTTACCTTTATCTATTATAGGTATGATAACCGCTGTTTATCAGATTTGTCTTCAGGAAATTTCCGGAATGACCATAGACATTTGCGGCAGAGTTTCTTGTTCAACAAAATTATTTATCTTTGGATTTATTACGATTCCCATGGCATCAGCATTGGCATTTTGTGCTATTTCTTGTTTATTGATTTTATCGGGAAGTAAAAAAAGATAG
- a CDS encoding thioredoxin domain-containing protein, protein MIYKKQTILPPKAHIPTNAKHFPTLGNPYAPINITVFEEPSCSACAEFSTEVFPILKKNYIDTGEVSFTLIPVCFIRGSMPAAQALLCVYHHDPRQPDTEAYIEYFHRLLIYPKEEGKRWATPEVLTKLAENLKTHSGRSINPKGLMQCVDSQQYEEQIKKNNIYGSQVLGGQLATPTAVVGDYLIEDPTFDELERVIRQIRHLQATEENDD, encoded by the coding sequence ATGATTTATAAAAAGCAGACGATATTACCTCCTAAAGCTCATATCCCTACCAATGCCAAACATTTTCCAACTCTTGGCAATCCCTATGCACCGATTAATATTACAGTGTTTGAAGAACCTTCATGTTCCGCATGTGCGGAGTTCAGTACTGAGGTTTTCCCTATTTTAAAGAAAAACTACATTGATACCGGTGAGGTGTCATTTACGTTAATTCCTGTATGTTTCATTCGCGGATCCATGCCGGCTGCTCAAGCGTTACTTTGTGTCTATCATCATGACCCGCGTCAGCCTGACACAGAGGCTTATATTGAGTATTTCCATAGGTTACTTATTTATCCTAAGGAAGAGGGGAAACGTTGGGCAACTCCTGAAGTATTAACTAAGCTTGCTGAGAATTTGAAAACGCATTCAGGTCGTAGTATCAATCCTAAGGGATTAATGCAGTGTGTGGATTCTCAGCAATATGAAGAGCAAATTAAGAAGAACAATATTTATGGCTCTCAGGTTCTTGGGGGACAGTTAGCAACACCAACAGCTGTAGTTGGAGACTATCTGATTGAGGATCCTACATTTGATGAGCTAGAACGTGTCATTCGACAAATCCGCCATTTACAAGCTACAGAGGAAAACGATGATTAG
- a CDS encoding SPW repeat domain-containing protein — protein sequence MDKETLENIYKHFRYRFFKLSILPAFLGLLLISTPNTLNYQAPSVILSDRVCGSLLIILALISFYRRSVLWFGVFIGIWVTLFPCFPERSSIVFANDTLIGFAIFAVVCIPPTRPEALEVGPTLPEGMTYNPSSGGRRAAVLILSLLAWLQSRFLTASALGISRTAFECSFLVYAAMMTAYSLLVVLSLSGGERRWHTRPKIVLATALTLLSAIILTFIPIVSKQMTLDCWICLSLTIQPALAFVFAYDEFRATFTYLGQFIGKKRELLRISLFGSEYYRDSLFWEERTVLPFIKACKQAFQGISFPINLLIAVCVAIGFIKVSDEFAVTDKLRNYIDICCWFIIVLATLSFANSLRHLRWLCVIFSAAILLSPVFFHIPLHSPILIPTIIIGIALIFLSVGKITQKK from the coding sequence ATGGATAAAGAAACTTTAGAAAATATTTATAAGCACTTTCGTTACCGCTTTTTTAAATTAAGTATTCTCCCTGCATTTTTAGGACTACTGCTGATATCCACACCAAATACTCTGAATTATCAAGCACCAAGCGTTATCCTTTCTGATAGAGTTTGTGGAAGCCTGTTAATCATTTTAGCATTGATATCTTTTTATAGACGTTCTGTACTTTGGTTTGGTGTATTCATAGGTATTTGGGTAACTCTTTTCCCTTGTTTTCCGGAACGTTCCTCTATTGTTTTTGCAAATGATACACTCATAGGATTTGCCATCTTTGCTGTTGTTTGTATTCCACCTACACGGCCAGAAGCCTTGGAGGTTGGTCCTACTCTTCCTGAAGGAATGACTTATAACCCATCTTCAGGAGGACGAAGAGCCGCTGTTTTAATATTAAGTTTATTAGCCTGGTTGCAATCACGCTTTTTAACAGCATCTGCTTTAGGAATCTCTAGAACTGCTTTTGAATGCAGTTTTCTTGTCTACGCAGCAATGATGACTGCTTATTCCTTACTTGTTGTTCTATCTTTATCGGGGGGAGAACGCCGTTGGCATACACGACCAAAAATAGTATTAGCAACAGCACTTACCCTGCTTTCTGCTATTATCCTTACCTTTATCCCTATTGTATCAAAACAAATGACCTTAGATTGTTGGATATGTTTATCTCTAACAATACAACCTGCTCTAGCCTTTGTTTTTGCTTATGATGAATTCAGAGCAACTTTCACATATCTAGGACAATTTATTGGGAAAAAACGCGAACTACTTCGTATATCATTATTCGGATCTGAATACTACAGAGATTCATTATTTTGGGAAGAACGCACCGTTCTTCCTTTTATAAAAGCGTGCAAACAAGCTTTCCAGGGTATTTCTTTTCCTATTAATCTTTTGATTGCTGTTTGTGTAGCGATAGGATTTATCAAAGTAAGTGATGAGTTTGCTGTTACAGATAAACTGAGGAATTATATAGACATTTGCTGTTGGTTCATCATTGTATTAGCCACCCTATCTTTTGCTAACAGTCTTCGCCATCTTAGATGGTTATGTGTAATTTTCTCAGCGGCAATTCTACTTTCTCCTGTTTTCTTCCATATTCCTCTACACTCTCCTATACTGATTCCAACAATTATCATAGGAATTGCTTTAATTTTTCTATCTGTAGGAAAAATAACACAGAAAAAGTAA
- a CDS encoding ATP-binding cassette domain-containing protein, whose product MLEVKDLSYSYSDKLIFKKASFSARPGKISIILGVSGIGKTTLFRLIANFLSPSEGEILWLGQPIKQTDVAYMQQKQTLLSWRTVLKNIYLGSELGVKNKRFSIFSEKLTEVIESFNISNLLDCYPDELSEGQKQRVSLACQCLSPKPILLLDEPFSSLDITTKELLYKYILRLARKDYKTVVLVTHDFRDVAFLGDAFYVLKNRGLVPLFFDDSMRSSGNVHMLIEDIRECLLT is encoded by the coding sequence ATGCTAGAAGTCAAAGATCTTAGCTATTCTTATTCGGATAAGTTAATTTTTAAAAAAGCTTCTTTTTCTGCGCGTCCAGGAAAGATTTCTATTATTTTAGGCGTTTCTGGAATAGGGAAGACTACCCTATTTCGTTTGATTGCTAATTTTTTATCTCCTTCTGAAGGGGAAATCTTATGGCTTGGCCAACCTATTAAGCAAACAGATGTTGCTTATATGCAGCAAAAGCAGACTCTACTTTCGTGGAGAACCGTATTGAAAAATATTTATCTAGGTTCTGAATTAGGAGTAAAGAATAAACGTTTCTCTATATTTTCTGAGAAGTTGACTGAAGTAATTGAGAGCTTTAATATAAGTAATTTGTTGGATTGCTATCCTGATGAATTATCTGAAGGACAAAAACAAAGAGTGTCTTTAGCTTGTCAATGTTTATCTCCTAAACCAATATTACTTTTAGATGAACCATTTTCTTCTTTAGATATTACGACTAAGGAATTGCTGTATAAGTACATTTTACGATTAGCAAGAAAGGACTATAAAACTGTAGTGCTCGTTACTCATGATTTTCGTGATGTCGCATTTCTTGGAGATGCATTTTATGTGCTTAAAAATCGCGGACTTGTTCCTTTATTCTTTGATGATTCAATGCGTTCTTCCGGTAATGTCCATATGCTTATAGAGGATATCCGGGAGTGTCTTTTAACATGA
- a CDS encoding 5'-methylthioadenosine nucleosidase produces MVLRIFFVSILCCAFISLKAEPVDIFNEKNAPLSRIGIIFALPEISESSNTECPIPWFANSKKTLEGRRTYYSGDYFGKYLVMSSFWPNKVSAALISCNMILKHRVELILIIGTCYSRSETSRFGNVLISNGYVNYDSDVRPFFKRFEIPDINQYIFATSEAYREAAKNGGRQFIAAHKEAIEDLLKVHGYLKPMTSTEHDLTEGIIATGEAFTMSKNYFLSLQKVHSDIQGFDSAGGAVSQVCYEFDVPCLGVNIVIPHPLESSSNTSWLQLQSETSKFYMDSLLKSVLKEICLTH; encoded by the coding sequence ATGGTTCTTCGGATTTTTTTTGTCTCTATTCTTTGTTGTGCTTTCATCTCTTTAAAAGCGGAACCTGTGGATATCTTTAATGAAAAGAATGCCCCTTTATCTCGTATAGGAATCATTTTTGCTCTTCCTGAAATTTCTGAATCTTCTAATACAGAATGTCCTATACCGTGGTTTGCTAATAGTAAGAAAACTTTAGAGGGAAGAAGGACATATTATTCTGGAGATTATTTTGGAAAATATTTGGTGATGTCTTCTTTCTGGCCCAATAAAGTTTCAGCAGCTTTAATTAGTTGTAACATGATTTTAAAGCATCGTGTAGAGCTTATTTTAATTATTGGCACATGTTATTCACGTTCGGAAACTAGTCGTTTTGGAAATGTTTTAATTTCGAATGGCTATGTTAATTATGATTCCGATGTCCGTCCGTTTTTCAAAAGATTTGAAATACCAGATATCAATCAATACATTTTTGCCACAAGCGAAGCCTATAGAGAGGCCGCAAAGAACGGAGGAAGACAGTTTATTGCTGCTCATAAAGAAGCTATAGAAGATCTATTAAAGGTGCATGGTTACTTGAAACCTATGACGTCCACAGAACATGATCTTACTGAGGGTATAATAGCTACTGGAGAGGCATTTACAATGTCTAAGAATTATTTTCTTTCTCTTCAAAAGGTTCATTCCGACATTCAAGGTTTTGATAGTGCTGGGGGAGCAGTTTCTCAGGTATGCTATGAATTTGATGTTCCTTGTTTAGGCGTCAATATTGTTATCCCTCATCCTCTTGAATCCTCAAGTAATACAAGCTGGCTACAACTTCAAAGCGAAACAAGTAAATTTTACATGGATTCTCTTTTAAAAAGTGTCCTCAAAGAAATCTGTTTAACCCATTGA
- the kdsB gene encoding 3-deoxy-manno-octulosonate cytidylyltransferase, with product MKEQVFASKKVGVLPARWGSVRFTGKPLANILGKSLIQRTYENINQNTTLDKVVVATDDQRIMDHVLEFGGDCVMTSPECANGTERTAETVSRYFPEAEIIVNIQGDEPCLQHTVVDTLVRKLEEFPEIQMVTPVAKTMDPHEILTNQKVKCVFDKNGKALYFSRSPIPHILKKETPIYLHIGVYAFRRNALFNYIEYSPTPLSQVEDLEQLRMLEHGGSIHVCVVEAKSPSVDYPEDINKVEKYLTCHSSASF from the coding sequence ATGAAAGAGCAAGTATTTGCTAGTAAGAAAGTTGGAGTTTTGCCAGCACGATGGGGTAGTGTTAGATTTACTGGAAAGCCCCTGGCAAACATCCTCGGAAAATCTTTAATACAAAGAACTTACGAGAATATTAATCAAAATACAACACTAGATAAGGTTGTTGTCGCTACTGATGATCAACGTATTATGGATCATGTCTTAGAATTTGGTGGTGATTGCGTAATGACAAGTCCAGAATGCGCTAACGGAACAGAACGTACAGCAGAAACAGTATCGCGTTATTTCCCTGAAGCTGAGATTATAGTGAATATTCAAGGAGATGAGCCGTGTTTGCAACACACCGTTGTTGACACTCTTGTTAGAAAACTCGAAGAGTTCCCTGAGATCCAAATGGTTACTCCAGTTGCTAAAACTATGGATCCGCATGAGATCTTAACGAATCAAAAAGTGAAATGTGTTTTCGATAAAAATGGAAAGGCTTTATATTTTAGCAGAAGCCCTATTCCACACATCTTAAAAAAAGAGACACCAATTTATCTTCATATTGGCGTATACGCATTTAGAAGGAATGCCCTTTTCAATTATATTGAATATTCCCCTACGCCGCTAAGCCAAGTTGAAGATCTTGAGCAACTGCGGATGCTAGAACACGGTGGGTCTATCCACGTATGTGTAGTGGAAGCTAAGAGCCCTTCAGTTGATTATCCAGAAGATATAAATAAGGTGGAAAAATACTTAACATGCCATTCAAGTGCATCTTTTTAA
- a CDS encoding CTP synthase: MPFKCIFLTGGVVSSLGKGLTAASLALLLERQNLKVAMLKLDPYLNVDPGTMNPYEHGEVYVTDDGIETDLDLGHYHRFSSVNLSKYSTATSGQIYARVIKREREGFYLGSTVQVIPHITNEIIEVILECAKENQPDVLIVEIGGTVGDIESLPFLEAIRQFRYEHADDCFSIHMTYVPCLRAAGEVKTKPTQHSVQNLRGIGIIPDAILCRSENPLSSEVKKKISLFCNVPNNAVFNVIDVEHSIYEMPLMLSQEKISTFITEKLGLFTKQEDLSDWKILVERLRNPLPNKVRIGLVGKYVQHKDAYKSVFESITHAALSLNYSVEILPLDSDDPHFLETLEQCDGCLVPGGFGARGWEGKIKAAKLCRERGIPYFGICLGMQVLVVEYARNVMHLEKANSTEMDKDTPDPIICMMDGQASLVATGGTMRLGAYPCTLSPGTKVYEAYGQSEIMERHRHRYEVNFNYVQQLKNHGLNIVGTCPQQGLCEIVEIEDHPWMIGVQFHPEFLSKLITPHPLFVGFIQAAILYSRNKSCV; this comes from the coding sequence ATGCCATTCAAGTGCATCTTTTTAACAGGAGGAGTTGTTTCTTCCTTAGGCAAGGGATTAACCGCAGCCTCTTTAGCTCTATTATTAGAGCGTCAAAACCTTAAAGTTGCCATGTTAAAACTGGATCCTTATCTTAACGTTGATCCGGGAACCATGAACCCTTACGAACACGGTGAAGTCTATGTTACCGACGACGGTATAGAGACGGATCTAGATCTTGGTCACTATCATCGATTTTCTTCAGTAAACCTATCTAAATATTCTACAGCAACTTCAGGACAAATCTATGCTCGCGTGATTAAGAGAGAACGTGAAGGATTCTATTTAGGAAGCACTGTTCAAGTTATCCCTCATATTACTAATGAGATCATTGAAGTAATCCTAGAATGTGCTAAAGAAAATCAGCCTGACGTATTAATTGTGGAAATCGGTGGTACTGTTGGTGATATAGAATCCCTACCCTTTCTTGAAGCCATTCGCCAATTCCGCTACGAGCATGCTGATGACTGTTTCAGCATTCATATGACCTACGTACCTTGTTTGAGAGCTGCCGGAGAGGTGAAAACAAAACCTACTCAACATTCTGTTCAAAATTTGCGAGGTATCGGAATCATTCCGGATGCTATTCTTTGTAGGTCCGAGAATCCTTTAAGTAGCGAAGTAAAAAAGAAAATCAGTCTATTTTGTAATGTGCCCAATAACGCAGTCTTTAATGTTATAGATGTTGAACATTCGATCTATGAAATGCCCTTGATGCTCTCTCAAGAAAAGATCTCTACATTTATTACAGAAAAATTAGGGTTATTCACAAAACAAGAAGATCTAAGTGATTGGAAAATCTTAGTAGAACGTTTACGCAATCCCCTTCCAAATAAAGTACGTATCGGTCTGGTGGGCAAATATGTACAGCATAAAGACGCTTATAAATCTGTTTTTGAATCGATTACCCACGCTGCGCTAAGCTTAAATTACTCCGTCGAAATTCTTCCTTTAGATTCTGATGACCCTCATTTCCTTGAAACTTTAGAACAATGTGATGGTTGCTTAGTTCCTGGAGGTTTTGGAGCTCGTGGATGGGAAGGAAAAATTAAAGCAGCCAAGCTCTGCAGAGAAAGAGGAATTCCTTATTTCGGCATTTGCCTAGGCATGCAAGTTCTTGTTGTTGAATATGCCCGCAATGTTATGCATTTAGAAAAAGCGAACTCGACAGAAATGGATAAGGATACACCTGATCCTATTATCTGTATGATGGACGGACAAGCATCGCTAGTCGCTACAGGGGGGACCATGCGGCTGGGAGCCTATCCTTGCACACTATCTCCAGGGACTAAAGTGTATGAGGCATACGGACAATCGGAAATTATGGAACGCCATCGTCATCGCTATGAAGTGAATTTTAACTACGTGCAGCAATTAAAAAACCATGGTCTGAATATTGTAGGTACATGTCCACAACAAGGACTTTGTGAAATCGTAGAAATTGAAGATCATCCATGGATGATCGGCGTACAATTCCACCCAGAATTTCTGTCAAAATTAATAACCCCTCATCCACTGTTTGTAGGTTTTATTCAGGCAGCAATTCTATATTCCAGGAATAAAAGCTGTGTCTAA
- the ruvX gene encoding Holliday junction resolvase RuvX, giving the protein MSNPQETKIFLGIDYGQRRIGLAYAASPLLISLPIGFIEAGKTLEATAKILAKIIQERNISCVILGNPIPMQKGQKSVLQEEIIKLSSLIHESCSVEIILWDERLSSAQAERMLKGDCGLSRKKRKGKADSIAATLILTSFLESLPKIPS; this is encoded by the coding sequence GTGTCTAATCCCCAAGAAACAAAAATCTTCCTCGGCATAGACTATGGACAGAGGCGCATAGGCCTTGCTTATGCAGCCTCTCCCTTGCTCATCAGCTTACCTATAGGATTTATAGAAGCAGGAAAAACACTGGAGGCAACAGCCAAAATTCTCGCTAAAATTATTCAAGAACGCAACATCTCTTGTGTAATTTTAGGAAATCCCATTCCTATGCAAAAAGGTCAAAAATCTGTTCTACAAGAAGAAATTATCAAACTTTCTTCCTTAATTCATGAATCTTGTTCTGTTGAGATCATCCTTTGGGATGAAAGACTCTCCTCAGCACAAGCAGAGCGTATGCTAAAAGGTGATTGCGGTTTAAGCAGAAAAAAAAGAAAAGGGAAAGCGGATAGTATCGCTGCGACTCTTATCCTCACAAGTTTCTTAGAAAGTTTACCTAAAATACCATCCTAA
- a CDS encoding ABC transporter substrate-binding protein gives MMYIGWLFAVVFASSILGGCFPTALRSSKTLTIAIHDDPASLSPEQAKRALDLSISKLIFEGLIRENSYKGDHVEFGLASHYTVSADEKTYTFFIKHDALWSNGSPIRSQDIARAWEHAKMFSPHHQAFEGINFKACSPSSITLTLDTPNHNLLQLLAFPAFSVFNPEDLNISSGPFHLITHNPGHCLLFEKNPYYYDREKVSISCVNLLVIPDLYTGALLLNRGKIHWLGQPWHQGLTKELKETTPYHYTSYPVEGAFWLILNTKDPVLSQIHNRYRLAAAINREEIIDYALQGNQEPAYTLSRNTPPYYQYKKQKLITPTEKLTLTYPSNILRCQRIAEILKEQCKSVGLNLFLEGLEYHVFLSKRQMCDFTMATATGVAYYPNAAILPQAEKLIRNLEIIPIYHMSYDYITLSPIEKILHNASGAVDLKYARLP, from the coding sequence ATGATGTACATAGGGTGGCTGTTTGCTGTTGTCTTCGCGTCTTCAATTTTAGGAGGCTGTTTTCCAACAGCTTTGAGATCGTCAAAAACTCTCACAATTGCCATTCATGATGATCCTGCATCTTTATCTCCGGAACAAGCAAAGCGTGCCTTAGACCTTTCTATCTCCAAACTCATTTTTGAAGGACTTATAAGGGAAAATTCTTATAAAGGTGATCATGTAGAATTCGGGTTGGCAAGTCATTACACTGTGTCTGCTGATGAAAAAACCTATACTTTTTTCATAAAACATGATGCCTTATGGAGTAATGGTAGCCCAATTAGATCTCAGGATATTGCTAGAGCTTGGGAACATGCAAAAATGTTTTCTCCTCATCACCAAGCCTTTGAGGGAATTAATTTTAAGGCCTGTTCACCATCCAGTATCACTTTAACCCTAGACACCCCAAATCACAATCTACTGCAACTGTTGGCATTCCCAGCATTTTCTGTTTTCAATCCCGAAGATTTAAATATATCTAGCGGACCTTTTCACTTAATAACTCATAATCCTGGCCACTGCCTACTATTCGAAAAAAATCCTTACTATTATGATAGAGAAAAAGTCAGTATATCCTGCGTTAATCTACTAGTTATTCCAGACTTATATACCGGAGCACTTTTACTAAATCGAGGAAAAATTCATTGGCTAGGACAACCTTGGCATCAAGGACTGACTAAAGAACTAAAAGAAACTACACCCTACCACTACACTAGTTATCCTGTGGAGGGGGCTTTCTGGCTTATACTTAATACAAAAGATCCTGTCCTATCTCAAATTCACAACCGTTATAGATTAGCAGCAGCTATTAATAGAGAAGAAATTATCGATTATGCTCTACAAGGAAATCAAGAGCCAGCCTATACGCTATCAAGAAATACTCCTCCCTATTATCAATACAAAAAACAAAAACTGATCACCCCCACAGAAAAGCTGACCCTAACATATCCTTCAAATATCTTAAGATGCCAACGCATTGCAGAAATTCTCAAAGAACAATGCAAATCCGTAGGTCTCAATCTATTTTTGGAGGGATTAGAATACCATGTTTTTCTCAGCAAACGACAAATGTGTGATTTTACAATGGCTACAGCAACAGGGGTAGCCTACTATCCTAACGCTGCAATCCTTCCTCAAGCAGAAAAGCTTATCAGAAATTTGGAAATCATTCCTATCTACCATATGAGCTATGATTATATTACACTATCTCCAATAGAAAAAATTCTCCACAATGCTTCTGGAGCCGTTGATCTTAAATATGCACGTTTGCCTTAA